One window of Nicotiana tomentosiformis chromosome 11, ASM39032v3, whole genome shotgun sequence genomic DNA carries:
- the LOC104104373 gene encoding probable protein phosphatase 2C 12 isoform X2 codes for MLSKGEHQTVPLSVLLKRELANEKIERPEISHGQASQSKKGEDFTFLKTECQRVLGDGVTTFSVFGNVLSAIPSDLNRDEWVAALPRALVAGFVKTDKEFQEKAQKSGTTVTFVIIEGWVVTVASVGDSRCILESAEGGIYYLSADHRLECNEEERERITTSGGEVGRLNTGGGTQIGPLRCWPGGLCLSRSIGDMDVGEFIVPVPYVKQVKLSSAGGRLVIASDGVWDALSAEMAVECCRGMPPDAAASQIVKEAVQPKGIRDDTTCIVVDIQPPEKPNPPQPPPKKSGKKVFKSIFRKITSESSSNTERDYDEPDVVEELFEEGSASLSDRLDTKYPVCNMFKLFMCAVCQVEIKPGEGISIHAGSLNTRNARPWDGPFLCSSCQVKKEAMEGKRPSGNGRYSSDSD; via the exons ATGTTGTCCAAGGGTGAACATCAAACGGTCCCATTGTCTGTATTGCTGAAAAGGGAACTGGCCAATGAGAAGATTGAAAGGCCCGAGATTTCTCACGGTCAAGCTAGTCAGAGCAAGAAAGGGGAAGACTTCACCTTCCTCAAGACCGAATGCCAGCGGGTTTTGGGAGATGGAGTTACTACCTTTTCTGTTTTTGGG AATGTCTTGAGTGCTATTCCCTCAGACCTCAACAGAGATGAGTGGGTTGCAGCATTGCCTAGGGCTTTGGTTGCAGGATTCGTCAAGACAGACAAAGAATTCCAAGAAAAAG CACAGAAATCAGGGACAACAGTCACGTTCGTTATAATTGAAGGATGGGTTGTAACAGTTGCTTCAGTTGGCGATTCTCGATGTATATTAGAATCTGCTGAAGGGGGAATTTATTATCTATCAGCTGATCATAGACTAGAGTGCAATGAAGAGGA GAGGGAACGCATAACAACAAGTGGTGGAGAGGTTGGTCGGCTTAATACTGGTGGTGGAACACAG ATTGGTCCTTTGAGATGTTGGCCTGGTgggttatgcctctctcgatccATTGGAGATATGGATGTTGGCGAGTTCATTGTTCCTGTACCCTATGTAAAGCAAGTAAAG CTATCTTCAGCAGGTGGAAGGCTTGTAATAGCAAGCGATGGTGTCTGGGATGCTTTGTCTGCAGAAATGGCTGTAGAATGTTGTCGTGGAATGCCTCCGGATGCTGCAGCTTCTCAAATTGTTAAG GAAGCCGTGCAGCCAAAAGGGATTCGAGATGACACTACCTGTATTGTGGTTGATATACAGCCCCCAGAAAAGCCAAATCCTCCCCAGCCACCACCCAAAAAGTCAGGGAAGAAAGTGTTTAAGTCTATATTTCGCAAAATAACATCCGAGTCATCTTCTAATACTGAGAGAGATTATGATGAACCAGATGTTGTGGAAGAACTATTTGAGGAAGGATCTGCATCACTTTCTGACAG GTTAGATACTAAGTATCCAGTTTGCAACATGTTTAAGTTATTCATGTGTGCCGTCTGTCAAGTAGAGATAAAACCTGGAGAAGGTATTTCAATACATGCTGGCTCTTTGAATACAAGAAATGCTCGTCCATGGGATGGCCCTTTCCTTTGCTCAAGCTGCCAAGTGAAGAAAGAAGCCATGGAAGGAAAAAGACCTTCCGGAA ATGGAAGATATAGTAGTGACAGCGACTAG
- the LOC104104373 gene encoding probable protein phosphatase 2C 12 isoform X1: MLSKGEHQTVPLSVLLKRELANEKIERPEISHGQASQSKKGEDFTFLKTECQRVLGDGVTTFSVFGLFDGHNGSAAAIYSKENLLQNVLSAIPSDLNRDEWVAALPRALVAGFVKTDKEFQEKAQKSGTTVTFVIIEGWVVTVASVGDSRCILESAEGGIYYLSADHRLECNEEERERITTSGGEVGRLNTGGGTQIGPLRCWPGGLCLSRSIGDMDVGEFIVPVPYVKQVKLSSAGGRLVIASDGVWDALSAEMAVECCRGMPPDAAASQIVKEAVQPKGIRDDTTCIVVDIQPPEKPNPPQPPPKKSGKKVFKSIFRKITSESSSNTERDYDEPDVVEELFEEGSASLSDRLDTKYPVCNMFKLFMCAVCQVEIKPGEGISIHAGSLNTRNARPWDGPFLCSSCQVKKEAMEGKRPSGNGRYSSDSD, from the exons ATGTTGTCCAAGGGTGAACATCAAACGGTCCCATTGTCTGTATTGCTGAAAAGGGAACTGGCCAATGAGAAGATTGAAAGGCCCGAGATTTCTCACGGTCAAGCTAGTCAGAGCAAGAAAGGGGAAGACTTCACCTTCCTCAAGACCGAATGCCAGCGGGTTTTGGGAGATGGAGTTACTACCTTTTCTGTTTTTGGG TTATTTGATGGGCACAATGGGTCGGCAGCTGCTATATATTCTAAAGAGAATCTCTTGCAGAATGTCTTGAGTGCTATTCCCTCAGACCTCAACAGAGATGAGTGGGTTGCAGCATTGCCTAGGGCTTTGGTTGCAGGATTCGTCAAGACAGACAAAGAATTCCAAGAAAAAG CACAGAAATCAGGGACAACAGTCACGTTCGTTATAATTGAAGGATGGGTTGTAACAGTTGCTTCAGTTGGCGATTCTCGATGTATATTAGAATCTGCTGAAGGGGGAATTTATTATCTATCAGCTGATCATAGACTAGAGTGCAATGAAGAGGA GAGGGAACGCATAACAACAAGTGGTGGAGAGGTTGGTCGGCTTAATACTGGTGGTGGAACACAG ATTGGTCCTTTGAGATGTTGGCCTGGTgggttatgcctctctcgatccATTGGAGATATGGATGTTGGCGAGTTCATTGTTCCTGTACCCTATGTAAAGCAAGTAAAG CTATCTTCAGCAGGTGGAAGGCTTGTAATAGCAAGCGATGGTGTCTGGGATGCTTTGTCTGCAGAAATGGCTGTAGAATGTTGTCGTGGAATGCCTCCGGATGCTGCAGCTTCTCAAATTGTTAAG GAAGCCGTGCAGCCAAAAGGGATTCGAGATGACACTACCTGTATTGTGGTTGATATACAGCCCCCAGAAAAGCCAAATCCTCCCCAGCCACCACCCAAAAAGTCAGGGAAGAAAGTGTTTAAGTCTATATTTCGCAAAATAACATCCGAGTCATCTTCTAATACTGAGAGAGATTATGATGAACCAGATGTTGTGGAAGAACTATTTGAGGAAGGATCTGCATCACTTTCTGACAG GTTAGATACTAAGTATCCAGTTTGCAACATGTTTAAGTTATTCATGTGTGCCGTCTGTCAAGTAGAGATAAAACCTGGAGAAGGTATTTCAATACATGCTGGCTCTTTGAATACAAGAAATGCTCGTCCATGGGATGGCCCTTTCCTTTGCTCAAGCTGCCAAGTGAAGAAAGAAGCCATGGAAGGAAAAAGACCTTCCGGAA ATGGAAGATATAGTAGTGACAGCGACTAG